The Glycine soja cultivar W05 chromosome 15, ASM419377v2, whole genome shotgun sequence region gctcacatcatttgccgagcatgttgcacatgccgtgtggagtggacaagtattttaatttgttaattatttgtcattgtttatttatttgtttatgattaatttttttttaataattgtataatttgtacttcaaatcagaaacgtcctgatttgaagttagtgtcacatgggaggaagctgacactgattgggaggccagtgcctgagattgaaggcctggtggctgccacaggattaagtccactgatagattgttcagttattactggcgatcctggacttatatccgcatttgtggagaggtggcacagtgagactagcaccttccaccttccagtaggagagctgacgatcacattggatgatgtgtcgtccattctacatttgcccatcactggcgccttgcacagtttccacgctctttctacggaggaggccagattcttgctcacggagttgctggaagtgtctgcggaggaggccagagccgagacagcgctcacacgtggagcatatgtacgattaggatgggttcgtgacatttatgagaccagatgtcaggcccggcggtggattgtcgcagctcgcgcttatttgctgcaccttgtcggttgcactctttttgctaataagagtgcaacatacgtgcatgtggtccaccttgacgctttccgggacctcgctcatagtggtggttacgcttggggggttgccgcgctggttcatatgtacgaccagttagatgaggcttgtaggaccaccacccgacagcttgtggggtacttgacgctatttcaggtaaattttgtgtttattaatatgttaggttcgattatgatttaaacatgtttttatgttatgttaacctcaattattgtgtagtgctggatctatgagcacttccctagtgtgcatcagtgcgtgactgacgacacataccaggagacgtccccacgtgcttcccggtggttgacgtcgaattcatgattatgaatcccacagatcagcaataattttcttttcttccttagtcaatcgcccagcgtatggatgtccaactaaggacttcgccaattcatgattatgaatcccacagatcaacttcaccatccaaccttcccctccacgcactggtttcccacgaagcctgaagggacaaccacatttcctactcccggtgtcttttctaacgaattctttatttctacacttgtacgtaccactcctttcacacccaattaacacaaatgaacttcttcctctgctaccggtctctgtgtcagatctcataatcactgcaacaaatccattttcatgggcaactgttcgagcccattgcaaaacatcatctcgagtagcgaatacctacaacgcaaccgtaacacattaattttcatacaaaccatcaattcaaccaatgactcaaattatctatgattacctgagatgtattaaaagcatttgaacaatcgacatgtggttcattcactccacattcttcttgattatcataatcataatccatatgaacttcttgtgacatcgcaaagtcatacctccattgatcttcgtccatcttaaggacatatgcatcatacacaagtacattcaaattatcatataaccacatccaaaaatttactacaccttaaataacaaacatattaataggacatatgcatcatacacgactatattaaaattatcactatattctaaatttataactacattatttacttaaactaaacttatcactataataaacaactaataaaacatttttgtaccattatacatttaagttacctaaatcatttaatattataccattatacctaattaaattatccacaacatatataaaacagaaatacaaaaaattataaaacagaaatatatatatatatatatatatatcattataaaacaaaaaaattattaaatgaattttattgttataaattttaatgtccacaatatataccattatacctaattaaacaaataatccattattaaacaaatatatatatatataaattataaaacataaataaaaaaaaatctaataatttaacacttccggaagaccttcttccggatgTGTTTTCCGGCAACACTTCATCCGGAAAAGGCGTCAgtgcctaaaatttcttccgcatacacattttttttactacttttcttccggaaaagaaaaaaaatacccataaaAGCGTACCTCCGACAAAATAGGAAGAACAGCCActaacaaaacttcaaataccGAACACGGGACCACCGAATCTCTAAatacttcacgggaccaccacCAAAATAGCGAAAGCGCAACCGGAAGAACACCAAAATAGCGAAAATGCAACCGGAAGAAACAAAGCAACCGGAAGAAACAAAGCAGAAGAAAGCGAAAGGCAGTAAAAAGAAGCGAAGAAAGCGAAAGCGCAGTAGAAAGAAGCGTTTAcgcgttaatttaaagaaaattacacaagggaaaaatcgtcattacatacgcattaaatattatttaattttttttttaaaaaaagttcagttccggaagaaggttcttccgaaaACTTCCGGATGAAGGTCTTCCGGACGAAGTTTGTGAGTACTTCCGGAATTCCCAAATTCTTTTTCCGGAAGAAGTCtttttccggaaactttccggaaaaacTTGTTCCGAAAAGTTTACGGAaatacttcttccggaagaagaattaTTGAAGGGCAATTTTGCcacttcactgtttgctgggtgcaccagcaataatgctgggtgcacgtagcaactccctAAAGAAGAGGTAGTTTTGAAACTTTGAGGGATTGTAGGGCCCGTTAAGAAAATCTACTGAGGCCAATAACAACTCCCAATAATGAAAGATGCGCATGAAAGTCTTGAAGAAGGTGAAGCAGAGTGGGGGAGAATCTAAGATGGTCCAAATTGAATTCTTTCAATTAACCCACGTCACTCGAATAAAATTCAATCTTTACATTTGACTCTTAGAACTACTTTTTCTCTTACATGATGTGTATGTAAACGAATATTTCCAATTGGCTGCCGCCTACGCAGTTGACAAAAACTGGGGGAAAATAAATAAGCTTCTTTTTCATGGAAGAGCCATTTAACTTTggttgagaaaaagaaaagaaagagccACGACAGCTGCTAACTTTAATTTGTGGTTAAGAAATTAGCAGCCAACACTTCGTTAAGtttattacataaattattgatccatgatcattggTGGCCCTTCGTCTCAAATAAAGGTGAAAACTCTCTGGTTGGTGGTTCATGTAAATTGGAGAATAAGTTAACAAATAAGTATAAAGTATTTTccggaaaaagaaaaaccaaattgGTGgtcctaaacaaaaaaaaattacatagaaATCAAATACTGTACTATGATCTCACTCAGACAATAATTTAGCTCTGGAGACTCGGGTGGTTCTAACGTAATATCCGTCCAGCCCTGCTAGCTAGTTTCAATTTCTTTTGTTCTATTTCTGTCTATAGAAAAGATATCACCCACTTGCTACTTTATATTTTACTGCAAATTAAATACTCTCGTGAATAACTAACTACTATTTAATTCCTTGCGccattaccaatgtttttatcCTGCAAAACATACATAGTAGTAGTATTTGATATTTGCTAGGATTTCAGGTGTGCAGCTGAAACCTCCGTGTCCCACGAAAACCTTACAAAATTGAATTGTGGTATTACAGTATCCAACAGCACCATGCTGGATTCTGCCACTCCCCATGACAAAATCACCACAGCAGCTTCTGGCTTCGTACTTGAGGATGTTCCTCATCTATCTGCTTACATCCCTCACCTCCAAGTAAGGCCCTTACTCCCCCTCTATTGTTCAGCAATCAAATGAACTCATGTTCTGGTTTAAGTGGATGTTTTATATTACCAGTTTACTTTTTATGTAAGTTCTATGCATTGACAGTGTAAACACTTAtattatcaatcaatcaaagatCATGCTAGGTATGATTTTTAAGGTAgtcattataataaattttatgtggTCGATCAATAAGATCACTttgtaaaaatcaacaaatttattgttatattatttctttGATTTTCAACATGTGATAATTCCTTTTTTAATCATGCAGACATATCCTGACCCGTTGCAAGACAATCCTTCCTATTCTGTTGTTGCGTAAGTCAATCTGTTGGTTTACTCTATGCAGTATAGTCCCTGTTGGAATTGTTCTAGTAATTCAATTGGGAATTAAGTTGGTTAATTTTTGCTTGCACAGGCAATATTACGTGAATGTGGATGATACAATTGCACAACAGGTTAGTAATGTTTCACCTTTTTGTAGATACATaggtttctatttctatttataCCATTCTTGCAGTTTTCAGAATTATTTATACGAattggtttcctttcctttgtGCAGATAGTTGTACACAAAAATAGTCCAAGAGGGACCCATTTTCGTCGTGCTGGGCCTGCTCAGAAGGTTTTACATTTTTTGTGTCAAAACTAAGACCTTGATTTCACCAATGTAATTTATGGGAAAACAACAGTGATTTGAATGTCTGGCAGGTATATTTTGATTCAGAGGAAGTACACGCTTGTATTGTCACGTGCGGTGGACTTTGTCCTGGTCTAAATACAGTGATAAGAGAAATAGTATGCGGCTTATATCATATGTATGGGGTGCACAAAGTTTTGGGAATACAGGTATCATTTATGTACCAATTAACATCACTTATTATGTATGTGTCTGTAATGTATTTATAACCGTGACATATTAGTAGCTTTATTTGCAATGGGTATTGGATAGTTTATGGTGAGGGTGTATCATTAAAGTGTAAATGGTTAAATGTAGGGAGGATATCCAGGTTTTTATTCTCGAAATACAGTTCCTTTGACACCAAAGGTTGTGAATGATATCCACAAACGTGGTGGAAGCATCCTTGGGACATCATATGGAGGCCATGACACCTCAAAGATTGTTGATAGCATTCAGGACCGGGGAATTAATCAGGTTTATATACTTGGAGGATATGGAACTCAGTATGAAGCAGCTATGATTTTTGAGGTAATTAATAAATAGACTAGGTTTGAGTGCTGATATTCAGTTTGCTATaactttgtatttgttttaatgATCTACTGACAAACTAACTTGATGATAACATATGCTCTAAAAGTTTGGTAGATATAATAATTTTCACTATTTAAATTTGTACTCACAAGATTAAGTTATTTATGCAGGAAGTTAGAAGGCGTGGCTTGAAAGTTGCAGTGGTCGGAATTCCAAAAACTATTGACAATGATATCCCAGTAATGATGCTTTAGTTGTAAAATTGTATATGTGGAAATTGCTATACTTTTATGCCATCGTACtcgaaaggaaaaaaagaatttgagTTTAAAGTGTCACCTATTTAATGTCATTCTGTATTTGATTTAGGTTATTGACAAATCAATTGGTTTCGACACTGCTGTTGAAGAGGCACAACGAGCAATCAATTCTGCTCATGTGGAAGCAGAAAGCGCGGAGAATGGAATTGGTGTTGTAAAATTAATGGGGCGTTACAGTGGTAAGCTTCATTCATTCCTCTGATAATTTACAACTTTAGAGTTCCATACTTTTTCTTTCATGACATCTTCCTCCTTAGAGTTTCCCATAGGAGACCTGTCATATTGAATTGTtcattatttatcattaatcaTGACAGTTGTTGCTGAGCAAAACAAGAAGAAATCTTGCTATCTTGAATTAGTTGTTACAGTGACCAAATATTGACATTTCATGCAGGATTTATCGCCATGTATGCAACTCTTGCCAGCCGTGATGTTGATTGTTGCTTGATTCCAGAATCACCCTTTTACCTGGAGGGTCCAGGAGGACTGTTGGAGTTCATTGAGAAAAGACTCAAAGAGCAAGGTCACATGGTTATAGTCATAGCTGAAGGTGCAGGTCAGGAGCTTCTTTCTGGCAACCCCTCCATTGTTAATAAGCCAGATGCTTCTGCAGACAAATTATTTCCAGATGTTGGCCTGTGGTTGTCCCAGAaaattaaggtaaaaactaTGCAAGTTTAGCTTATTTAGCGTGTTATTTTTCTTGTATAACCTTAAACTTATTTAAGTGGACAGTTTTGAAGTTGTGATTAAATGTTGAATTCATTGAAAAATTTCAAGGTTGCAGCATAGATAAATGAAGTTATTTCAATTGTAGAAATGTTGCAGGCATAAAGAATCACGATCATAAATGATCTCATTTGCTTAGGCAACATTTGGAATTGTGAATTCTATCGAAATTCATAGAACAATgcctttatttaatttactagATTTTCATGCTGcagaattttctatttttgtttttacatttaaatatttatttgctgtAGGATCACTTTGAAAAACGTCAAAAAATGGCTATAAATCTGAAGTACATAGGTGAGCTCTCTTTTTTAAactgtatatttttattaaagaacaaaaaattgataccgataaaaaaaattgtctcgcAGATCCTACTTACATGATCCGTGCTATCCCAAGTAATGCATCTGATAATGTATACTGCACCCTCCTTGCCCAAAGTGCTGTTCATGGTGCAATGGCAGGATACACAGGCTTCACCGTGGGCCCAGTTAATGGCAGAAATTGTTACATTCCATTCCATGTAAGTTCTTGCACTCTGGACATATCTATTTGCTATGCAACAATAGTATGTTTCAATTCACGTGtcacaaaaaaattacttgGCAGTTTGGTTGTTAGTCCTATCCGAAATTCCCCCTTTATCTTGATTGGACCTGTAAATATTGAACATTTTTTCtgtattctttaatttttcatttttgtaaagATGCTATTCTTGCACTATATTACTAGTTCACCCTAAAGAGGAATACTGTTTTTGAACGTGCAGCTGATAAACGAGGGAGAGAAGAGGGTTGTGATAACTGATCGGATGTGGGCAAGGTTGCTATCTTCAACCCATCAGCCTTGCTTCTTGAACCCAAAAGAAATCACAGGAGAAAGAGAGGAAAGAACGGAAAACCAAACCACAGATGGGCAGAACCATTCAGAAATAGCAGACTAAACAGGGCATATACAGAGCACAAATATAACACCAAGTTAAAATGCCTTTAAAATGTGGTGATCAAgttaaatgatcaaatttaattaacgtAAGATCAACTGATTGATCATTGACGTTGGACAAAACCAAATCTAGTACATCTTTTGCAGTATTTAAGCCACAATGAGTAACATCTATATTTACAAACTTTTGAATTACATCTTAAATATCAAAAGTGAGATCTGCTTAATATCACTAGCATCTCTTAATTATTTCTACTGAATACAGCGTTAATAACCTCTTTCAGATCCTTGCAAC contains the following coding sequences:
- the LOC114386467 gene encoding ATP-dependent 6-phosphofructokinase 3-like, whose product is MLDSATPHDKITTAASGFVLEDVPHLSAYIPHLQTYPDPLQDNPSYSVVAQYYVNVDDTIAQQIVVHKNSPRGTHFRRAGPAQKVYFDSEEVHACIVTCGGLCPGLNTVIREIVCGLYHMYGVHKVLGIQGGYPGFYSRNTVPLTPKVVNDIHKRGGSILGTSYGGHDTSKIVDSIQDRGINQVYILGGYGTQYEAAMIFEEVRRRGLKVAVVGIPKTIDNDIPVIDKSIGFDTAVEEAQRAINSAHVEAESAENGIGVVKLMGRYSGFIAMYATLASRDVDCCLIPESPFYLEGPGGLLEFIEKRLKEQGHMVIVIAEGAGQELLSGNPSIVNKPDASADKLFPDVGLWLSQKIKDHFEKRQKMAINLKYIDPTYMIRAIPSNASDNVYCTLLAQSAVHGAMAGYTGFTVGPVNGRNCYIPFHLINEGEKRVVITDRMWARLLSSTHQPCFLNPKEITGEREERTENQTTDGQNHSEIAD